In the Streptomyces sp. WMMC940 genome, CATCCGGGCGATCTCCTTGCCGAGCAGGTTCTCGTCGAGGAAGCCCCTGAGCGCTTCGACCTCGGGCAGTTCCGGCATGGCTCCAGCGTGCCGTACCGGGCCCGCTCGCGCAGGCCCGCCCCGGGCACCGGCCCGGTCCCCGGAGCGGGTTTGGAAGTCCCGTCCGGCCGGGGACGTCCGGCGGGCCCCCTAGCGGACCAGCTCCAGCAGCGCGGCCATCTCCTCCTCGATCGCGCGGGCCAGGCGGTCCACGTCGGGCAGGGCCCTCCCGTCGGCGACCAGGCCGAAGTGCACCCGGCCGCCGTACGTGGACATCGCCACGGCGAGGGACTGGCCGCGGGCGAGCGGGGCCATCGGGTAGATCGCACGCAGCGGGCAGCCGCCGAGCGACAGCGCGGAGCGGGGCAGCGGCACGCTGGTCGCAAGGAGGTCGAACAGCATCCGGGCGGCGTTGCCGGCGATCGGCGCTCCGAACCGGTGAGCGAGCGGCGGGAGTTGGTCGGCGAGCACGGCGACGGCTCCGGCGCCGCGCAGCGGCCCCGCCGCCTTGTTCCGGTCCATGCCGTCGCGGACCGCGTAGAGCCGGGCCCAGGGGTCGGGCTCGGTGACGGGGAGGTCGAGCAGGTACGCGGACAACTTGTTTCCGGAACCCGGGGGGCCGCCGGGCCGGCGCCTGGACACCGGGACGAGGGCGCTGGGGTCGGTGGGCGGCAGGGCGTCGCCCCGCTCGGTCATCCAGCGCCGCAGTGCCCCCGCCACGATGGCGAGGAGCACGTCGTTCGCGGTGCCGCCGGCGACCCTGCGGACCTCGTGGACCTCGTCGAGCTCGAGTACGGAGGTGGCGAGCCTCCGGGTGCCGCTGGAGCTGGCGGCGAGCGCAGCGGCACCGCGAGGGTCGAGCCGGCCGGCCCGGGCGAGCGAGGCGCCCACGAGGGAGGCCCCGACTCCGAAGGCCCGGCCCAGCTCCTCGATGCGTCCGCGCGCCATCCCGGCGACCTGCCAGGGACCGGGGAGCCAGGATCGAGGCGGTACGGCGGCCGGGCTCCGGCCGGTCCTGCGGCCGTGCCTGCGGGCGCGCGCGGCGAGCGGCCCGGCGATCTCGTCGAAGATGCCCGCCCCGATGGCGACGGCCCGCATGCCGTCGGCGAGGGCGTGGTGCAGTTTGACCAGGACGGCGAACGGATCCCCGGGGCCTCCGGTGAGCAGGTACATCTCCCAGGGCGGCAACCCCCGTTCGAGCGGACGCTCCATCAGCTCCCCGGCGAGCGTGGCCGCGGACGCCGCGAAGTCACCCGCCGGCAGCCGGACCTGACGCAGATGACTCCGTACGTCGAAGTCCTTGTCGGCCGTCCAGGCGGCGCCGCCCACGGGCAGCAGCACGTCGGTGACGCGCATGCGCAGGCGGGGGATCGCGGAGGTGCGGGCGGCGAGCAGCGCCAGGATCTCCTCGCTGCCCGCCGTGGTCGTGCCGGCGTCCCCGGACGCGGGCGG is a window encoding:
- a CDS encoding wax ester/triacylglycerol synthase family O-acyltransferase, with product MSTELLAPLDLAFWHLESADHPMHLGALAHFNPPASGDAGTTTAGSEEILALLAARTSAIPRLRMRVTDVLLPVGGAAWTADKDFDVRSHLRQVRLPAGDFAASAATLAGELMERPLERGLPPWEMYLLTGGPGDPFAVLVKLHHALADGMRAVAIGAGIFDEIAGPLAARARRHGRRTGRSPAAVPPRSWLPGPWQVAGMARGRIEELGRAFGVGASLVGASLARAGRLDPRGAAALAASSSGTRRLATSVLELDEVHEVRRVAGGTANDVLLAIVAGALRRWMTERGDALPPTDPSALVPVSRRRPGGPPGSGNKLSAYLLDLPVTEPDPWARLYAVRDGMDRNKAAGPLRGAGAVAVLADQLPPLAHRFGAPIAGNAARMLFDLLATSVPLPRSALSLGGCPLRAIYPMAPLARGQSLAVAMSTYGGRVHFGLVADGRALPDVDRLARAIEEEMAALLELVR